One Rhizobium sp. NRK18 genomic window carries:
- the speB gene encoding agmatinase, translated as MTKNSYDSGRLNLPFVGISTFGKRPYEPDWSKIAADVAVMGAPFDFGTQWRAGARFGPRAIREASTLFSFGHAGAYDHDDGVTYLDDVTIVDIGDADIIHTNTEMSHANIEKGVRAILAAGALPVVLGGDHSINIPCINAFSDQGPIHLVQIDAHLDFVDERHGVRNGHGNPMRRAAEKDYVTGLSQIGIRNVSSTAKEGYETAISMGSDIITVRGARRLGTEALLARIPEGVNYYLTIDIDGFDPSIAPGTGTPSHGGFLYYEVLDIIAGLAERGNVVGIDLVEVAPDYDHTGTTAILAAQVLLNTIGRIFHFRKLRAGG; from the coding sequence ATGACGAAAAACAGCTACGACTCCGGACGGTTGAACCTGCCCTTCGTCGGCATTTCCACCTTCGGCAAACGTCCATACGAACCGGACTGGTCGAAGATTGCCGCCGATGTCGCCGTCATGGGCGCGCCCTTCGATTTCGGCACGCAATGGCGGGCCGGCGCGCGTTTCGGACCGCGGGCGATCCGCGAGGCCTCGACACTGTTTTCCTTCGGCCATGCCGGCGCCTATGACCATGACGACGGCGTTACCTATCTCGACGACGTGACGATCGTCGACATCGGCGATGCCGACATCATCCACACCAACACCGAAATGAGCCACGCCAATATCGAAAAGGGTGTGCGGGCCATCCTTGCGGCCGGCGCGCTGCCGGTCGTGCTGGGCGGCGACCATTCGATCAACATCCCCTGCATCAATGCCTTTTCCGATCAGGGCCCGATCCATCTCGTGCAGATCGACGCCCATCTCGACTTCGTCGACGAACGGCACGGCGTGCGCAACGGTCACGGCAACCCGATGCGCCGCGCGGCCGAGAAGGATTACGTCACCGGCCTCTCGCAGATCGGCATCCGCAATGTCTCCTCGACCGCGAAGGAAGGCTATGAAACCGCGATCTCAATGGGATCGGACATCATCACCGTTCGCGGCGCCCGCAGGCTCGGCACCGAGGCGCTGCTTGCCCGCATTCCGGAAGGCGTGAACTACTATCTGACGATCGACATCGACGGTTTCGATCCATCGATCGCGCCGGGCACCGGCACGCCAAGCCACGGCGGCTTCCTCTATTACGAGGTTCTCGACATCATCGCCGGCCTCGCCGAACGCGGCAACGTCGTCGGCATAGACCTCGTCGAGGTCGCACCCGACTACGACCACACCGGCACCACTGCGATCCTCGCCGCGCAGGTGCTGCTGAACACGATCGGGCGGATCTTTCATTTCCGGAAGTTGAGGGCTGGTGGGTAA